The sequence CCTCTTCAGCGGTTAACGTAAAGTTGAATACCACTGTGTCACCAAACTGTTTTACCTCGATGTCTTCAGCGCCATACCAGACACTAATGTTGTCTGGGTCTTTGGGTTTAGCGTCTTTCATACCCGACATAAGGTGCTCTTTACCAAAACGTTCACCGCTGGAACTGGTATAGGTCAGTTCTTCCGCCCAGAAGCGGTCATGCGCTTTAGGTGAACCAATACTGGCGCCGTATAAAAAGGCCTCTACGGCTTTGGTTGTAGCTTCTTCAACGCTTTCTTGTGCGGTGCACGTGGCACTGAACAAAACCGCGATGGCTAATAATAAGTAACGCATTGTCGTTATTCCTTTCGGTTGTTTTTCGGTATGCTGTAAGCATATGGCAAGCACAGAGACACGGCAAACAGGTTTACAAATGCTTATCAAACAAACAGAACTGCAATTGGCTCCTCACCCAAGGGGTTTTCACCTTATTACTGACGAGATTGAACGGGCTCTGGTTGAGCTTGGGCAAGTATCAGCCGGGCTATTACAGGTGTTTATTCGGCACACATCGGCATCGTTGACCATTAATGAAAATGCAGACCCGACGGTTCGTCAGGACTTTGAAAGCCATTTTAATGAAATGGTGCCAGAAAATGCGCCGTACTACCGTCATACGTTTGAGGGGCCTGATGACATGCCAGCACATTTAAAGTCGAGCATATTAGGCAGTAACTTAACTCTACCGGTGACCAATGGACGTTTAAATTTAGGCACTTGGCAGGGAGTCTATCTTTGTGAACATAGAGATCACGGCGGCGCTCGCACCTTAATTCTGACTCTACAAGGCGAGTGAGCATGCTACAACGAGCAACAATAGATGAACTCAAAGAAGCACTGACTTGGCCGGACAATGCGGCGGAGTTTCGCCTGTGGTTTGGTGAAAAAGTACCTTATGGCAGTTCCGCAGAGGCTATTTGGGATCAGATTAAAGCAGAAGAGCGTGGCACTTATACCTTTTATCAAGATGGTGAGTTTATCGGTTTTGCACAAGCCTACCAAAAAGTCGAAAACGGTATACACATCGCGTGTCTTATTGTGAACTCTGCAGTTCGTGGTCAGGGGCTGGGTAGAAAATTTGTCGAGGCTTTGTTGGAAAACGCTTGGTCACAGGAAGAAACTCAGTTTATTACTTTGAATGTGTATCCGGAAAACGAGCCTGCCAGACGGTTATACAACAGTCTGGGCTTTGATGAAGTTGGCGAAAATCAAGGTATGGTTGCAATGCGGCTGGAGTCTCAATAAATCAGCAGATTTAAGCCGTTTTTACGGTAAACTGATGCGAAACAATACATAAATCCCAACGGGACTCTCCATGACAGAAAAAGAATTGCATCGACGTCGCCTCATCTCGGCAAAACAGTCCGAAGAGTCTATCGCCAAAATTGAAGGGCAAGGCTCCTACAAATTGGCTTTTGCTGATCATGACTTTTTGCTGAGTGATGACTTACGAGCCGTGCGTCTTCAGCTGGAGTATTTGAAGCCACAGCTGACGTTAGAAAAGCATAATGTCGATGCCACTATTGTGGTGTTTGGCAGCGCCCGCTTTTTGCAGCCGGAGCAGGCGCAACATGATGTTGGTGTTGCTGAGCAAGCGTTGGAGAAAGACCCTGACAACGACACGTTGATGGGAAATTTGAAGCGAGCGAAAAGAGCACTTAAGAATAGTGCTTATTACCAACAAGCAATGGATTTTGCTCGCATCGCCACTGAACATAATCTCTGTCATGATGATGAAAATCTAATGATCGTCAGTGGTGGCGGCCCGGGTATTATGGAAGCTGCAAATAGGGGAGCCATGGAGGCAGGTGGGCACAGTATTGGCCTGAATATCGTGCTACCTCATGAGCAGCGACCGAACCCTTATATAACGCCTGAGTATTGCTTTCAGTTTCATTATTTTGCTATTCGTAAAATGCATTTTTTGCAACGAGCCCGTGCTCTGGTCGCTTTCCCCGGTGGGTTTGGTACGTTGGATGAACTGTTTGAGACGTTAACATTGGTGCAAACGAAAAAGTCCGAACCTGTACCTATTGTGCTCGTTGGAAAAGAGTTCTGGCAGCGGTTAATTGACTTTGATTTACTCGTCGAGGAAGGGACTATCTCCGAGCATGACTTAGCATTATTTGAAATTGTCAATACCGCTGAAGAAGCCTGGCAGGCCATTTGCCATTGTTATGATTTAAAAAATGGATCACGCCATATCCGCTAAGCGCTCTCGGAAGTGGCGCCACGAGATCCAAAAGAATAGAGCGCCAATAGCGCCTAATGCTAACAGCTGTGGCCAGACGATATTGATACCGGCCCCCCGGAATAAGATGCTCTGGCCAAACTCAGTAAAATGAGACGTTGGAGCAAAGTACATAACCGCCTGCACTACTGTTGGCATACTGTCGAAAGGTGTCATGCCACCGGACAGTATCTGCATCGGCATGATAATGAGCAAAAATAACAAGCCGAACTGTGGCATCGAGCGAGCGTAAGTACCTAAAAAGATGCCGATGGATGTGGTCGCAAATAGATGCAATGCAGTGCCGAATAAAAAGAGGCCCAACGAACCACTCGTGGGTATTGCCAATGCTTGTTTTATCACCACGACTAAAGAAAAAGCGGATGCCACTAGGACTACTAACGCCATGGACCAAACTTTACTGACCATAATTTGAAAAGGCGTTACCGGCATCACCATCAGATGTTCGACGGTGCCATGTTCTCGCTCCTTGATCAGCGCAGCGCCAGTTAAAATAATCGACAGCATGGTGATTTGGTTAATGAGCTCCATGATGGCGCTAAACCAGCCACTATCGAGCTCTGGATTGAACTGCGCTCGCACAGCAATATCGATGGGCAGTTGAGCTGCTGATTGAGTGAACGTACTGACCTCCCGGTTAATAATTGACTGAATGTATCCGTTACCAGTAAACGCCTGGCTCATTCGGGTCGCGTCGACAATAAGCTGAACTTGTGGTCGTTCGCCATTGAGTAAATCTCTTTGCAGCCCCTCCGGAATATCCAGAATAAAGGTGTAACGACCTTCGTCCATGAGCTGATCGGCTTGATCCGCCGAAACGGCTTCTGGTGGCAGAAAATAAGGCATTAAAAAGCTATTAATTAATTGGTTAGACAGCTGTGAGCGATCATTATCGATAACGGCTATGGGTGTTTTGTAAAGGGTTTGTGGTGTGGCTGATGCCGCGGTATAAACAAAGACGGTAAAAGCCAGCATAATAAATAAAAGCAGCATGGGATCGCGTGACAAGCTCACTAACTCTTTTACGCCTAAATGCGAAATGTTTTTGAGAGAACGCATTTATCGCTCCTGCTTTTTCACTAAGCTAATGCCAACCGCTATAAAAATAATGGCAGCAATAATGAGTCCTACCAACATGACGTGCAGCTCATTAAAGGACAAGGCTTTTGAGAAAACACCACGGCTAACAATCATGTAATAGGTCGTCGGATAAACCTCCCCAATAATTTTGGCCAACCCTTCTAATGATGTGACTGGCGTTATCATGCCGGAAAACTGTGAGGCTGGAAGAATGGTGGCCAGAGCGGTGCCAAAAAGTGCGGCAATTTGGCTGTTCAGGAAAGCCGACATAATAAGCCCTAATGCAGTGGCGCAAATGACGTAGAAAAACGTGGCGAGAGTAAACGCCAGAAAACTGCCGGTAAGTTCGACCTCGAAAATAAATAAAGCCTGTCCAACCAGTATTAGGAAGTTAACCATCGCAAGGACGACATAAGGCAGCTGCTTACCCAGGAAAAACTCACTTTTACGCGTTGGAGTGACATAAAAATTGGTAATGGAGCCTAACTCTTTTTCCCGCACGACAGAGAGGGAAGTCAAAATAGACGGAAACAGCATTAACAGAAGCGGTATTACTGCAGGGACCATAGCCGGCAAGCTTTTAATATCGGGGTTGTAACGGTATCTGGAAGCAATATCGATAGTGGCTGTTTGGGGTGTAGGGGCACTCAGTTGCTGTTGTTGCTTCTGTAGCCAGTCTATGTGCATACCCTGAATATAACCCTGAGCAGTTTCTGCCCGCATAGGCATAGCGCCATCGACCCACGCACCGACGGTGACGTTGTCGCCTCTTTGTATATTGCGGGCGAAATTGTTGGGTATTTCAATGGCCAGACTAATGTCGCCACTCTGCAGGCGGGCATCAACTTCTCCATAGCTCTTTAAAGGCGGCTGCTCGTTAAAGTAGCGAGAGCCCGATAAGCTAAGAATGTAATCGCGACTGGTGCTGGTCTTGTCGCGGTCAAGTACGGCAAAGTCAATTTCGTCGACATCCATGTTAATACCGTACCCCAAAACGAACATCAGAATGACGCTACCGACTAAAGCCATGACAAGTCGAACGGGGTCCCGGAACAATTCTAATGTTTCGCGGTGACTGATACTAAGCAGTCGTCTTACACTAAAGCCGTGACTTAGCTGAAGGTCACTATGAGTTTGTCGCCTTAGCGTCGGCTCTTCACGGTTATTAGCGGGTTGCCCTGATGCTGTCTCTAAATAGTCAACAAAAGCGTCTTCAAGAGAGCTTTTGTTACAGCTCTGGATAATGCCGTTAGGTGTGTCGGTGACTAACACCTTTCCTGCGTGCATGAGTGACACTCTGTCACACCGTTCCGCCTCATTCATAAAGTGAGTGGATATAAAGATAGTGACGCCGTGCTCGCGGGAAAGTCTCAATAAAATATGCCAGAAACTATCACGGGCGACGGGGTCGACGCCGGAGGTTGGCTCGTCCAGAATCAGTATTTCTGGCTCATGAATCATGGCGACAGCCAGTGATAAGCGCTGACGCTCACCAATGGGTAACTGCTTGGGGAGCTGCGGGAATAGCCGTTGTAAATCGAATTGCTCCGCTATCGCCTCTATTCGCTCGTCAATGTTCTCTTTAGGAATATCAAATAGCTGAGCGTGCAATTTAAGATTTTGATAGACCGTAAGCTCGCTATATAGGGAAAAGCTTTGCGCCATATAGCCAACGCGCTTACGAGTTTCTAAGGAGTGACTGTCAATGGGCTCATCGAAAAGCCAGGCTTTACCTGAGCTGGCTGTTAGCAGCCCGGTCAGCATTTTCATTGTTGTTGTTTTACCGCATCCATTCGACCCTAAAAAGCCGAAAATCTCACCCTTCTGAATACGAAAGCTGGCCTTATCAACGGCGGTAAAATCGCCAAAACGCATGGTCAGTTCTTCTGCCTCTATCGCTGTAGGGCTGTCTTTGTCGGACTGATGCGGCCGGCTCGTAAAAGGCTCTATAGATTGAGCACCAAGCAGTGATACGAAAGCGTGCTCTAAAGAAGACGTTGAGGTTTGAGTTAAAAGTTGGGTGGGAGATCCTGATGCGAGCACCTCTCCGTTATTCATGGTCGCTAACCAATCAAAGCGTTTGGCTTCATCCATATAAGCCGTTGCCACCAGCACGCTCATGTCCGGGTGTTGTTGTCTAATGTCGTCGATAAGCTGCCAAAACTGACGGCGAGACAAAGGATCAACTCCGGTCGTCGGCTCATCCAATATCAGCAGTTCTGGCTCATGAATCAATGCGCAACATAACCCCAGTTTTTGCTTCATTCCGCCTGACAGCTTTGCGCTGGGGCGGTCTTTAAACTCCCACAGACGGGTCGCTTTTAATAAGCGAAAAACGTGTTGTTCGCGTTGTTGGCCCTTAAGTCCAAAAAGCTGCGCAAAAAAGCTGAGGTTTTCTTCGACTGACAGTGTAGGGTAGAGATTTTTCCCCAACCCTTGCGGCATATAAGCAACACGGCGATACAGCCGCTTGCGTTGACGAGATTTACTCAGATCTTCGCCTAGCACAAACAGCTGGCCTGACTGTAACGCTCTAGCGCCGGAGATCAGGGATAGTAACGTTGATTTACCAACGCCATCAGGGCCAATGACACCGCACAACTTTCCTCGAGGGACAGCCAAAGATACAGAGCGCAGTGCTGGTTGCTTGCTGTAGTGATAGTTGAGCTCATTTAGAGAGACAACAACGTCATTCTCTTGGGTCATTCATTGAGCTCCGACTTGAGCTCTTCGGGCCAAGCTTCTTGTTCATCAAGCTTCACGTAGGCAACGCCAGGTAGTCCCGTTTTTACACGTTCAAGATGCTTCTCTAAGAGTGCTTTGTCGATGCTGGCACGAACTCGAAACATGAGTTTTTCTCGTTCTTCCTGGGTTTCAACCGTTTTGGGTGTGAACTGTGCGATATCCGATATAAAGCTGATACTAGCGGGTATGCGATAGTTTGGCAGCGCATCTAACACAATGCGTGCTTCACTTCCTACTGATATCTTTCCAATAGCGCTGGTGGGGAGAAAGAACGTCATATAAACATCGCTCAAGTCCACCATGTTCACAACTCGACCTCCGTTGCCAATAACTTCCCCCGGCCGAGCAATAACGTATTGAATGCGGCCGTCGCGAGGCGCAAGAAGTGTGCTGTCATCTATTTGAGTTTGTATGCGTTCAATCGTTGCTCTGGCGGCATCGGCACCGGACTTAGCTTCCTCATGTCTTGAAATCGCTGTCGCTATGGCTGCATCGGTTGCGGAAATCTGAGATTTAGCTGCGGTGACGGCCGACTCGGCGCTAATAACGGACGCTTTTGCATCATCGAGATCTTGTACTGACATCGAGCCCGTTTGAGATAGACTTTGAACTCGGGTGAGTCGCTTTTTAGCAAGCTCTAACTCAGCGTTGCGTTGTTTCAGTAACGCTTGCGCCGCGCTTTTTTCCGCTCGACGCTGCTCAATTTGACTTTCAGCTGTGTTAATTGCGCTCTTTGCTTGGTTAAATTGTGCCTGTGCTTGGTGAAGTTCGGCTTCGAGCGTCGTGGTATCAATGCTCGCAAGCTTGCTTCCGGTAAGCACGAAGTCACCTTCCGCCACCGACAGGTTAGCGAGTCGCCCGGCAACTTTAGTGGCAACATTAATTTCAGCGGCTTCGATTCTCCCGTTGCCACTGACAATTCCCTCATAGCCTTCGCTTTCCTTGTTAACACCAAGGTAGACAAAAAAAACAAGACCGATAATGACTACGAGCCAAACAAGGTTTCTTTTATTCATAGAGTCATCCCACCCTGGCGCCAGGAGGATAAGAACAGAAATACTGTGGTGGGTTTATTGGTTAAATGTCGATTCATAAAGGGAGCCTTACATGGAAGTTGCCATTTATAGTTTTAGCATTAAACGACATAAATGTAAGGCTCTCTTTTAGAGAAGAGAAGCTACTTTATAAGAGGTAGTGTTAAACCATCGGTTTTGTGCCTTTCCCGCTATGACCAGAGCGCTGCCATAAACTGGTAATACGTGCAGAGCGGACGATAAGCCAGGTAAGCCCAAACAAGCCGACAGCTAAGCCCAGTGCTAACCAGCGGTTGTAAGTCGTGGCTGAGTATATACCGCCATTCCCTACTGGTACTGCCTCTGGTGGCATTAACGGTAAGCCATGGCGTTCTGCCATGGTTTTAATGCCAATAAAGTGAATACCCGGAATGTCTTCCTGCAGGAAGTAGCCCATAACGGTCTCTACTGCAAAGGCACGTGCTGGTGCGTCTGTCTGTAAGCCAGATTTGAACATGTCATCAATGCCAGGGGGACCGACAACCGTCGCGCCACCACCCACGTTGATGTAGGCAGTGTAATTTCGCTCGGCAGAATACTCCCGAAAAATGGCAATTCTATCGGCGACCGCTTCTTGGTAGTTGGCAGGGTCAATGAATTTAACGTCAGCACGTTCAATTGAACGGCGAATGGATTGAATGCCTTCCTCAGGAATGCCAATGCCTCTATCTTCAATGCCGCCAATCGATGCATAATCGGCATGGAGTGAAATAACGCCAGCTTCACGCAGCTTTCGCTCCATATCGAGCCATAAGAAGTTGGGAACGTTGGCCCCCCACTGCGACGACGAAGCAGATGCAACAATAACGGCATTTGCTTCCATCGCCTCAAGTGCTGAGTAGACAGCCAAGTTGAGCGCTGGGAACGAGCCTGAAACTGTCACGGCAACTAAATCGCCTTTTTTAACACCCGCTTCTGCTAATAATTTAACAGCAACTGCCGCCCAATTGGGATTAATAGTGGTTTGTTTAGATTCTCGACCGCCATGATTGGTTGTGACAATACTGTTCTCTAAACCGACCAAGCCCGATCGTTGAGGATCAAACTCAGGATTAATGGGGGCTATTTGAGCTCTCAGTGGTTGCAACACGTTCATGCCCTGGCGCATGATTTTCGCCGCATTTACCATGGTCGCGTAGTTGTCTTCCACAACGGGGTCACGCTGCTTCATTTTTTCTGCCGCAATAACCACAATAATTGCGACGACAATTAAGAAAATGAGCCCCCAGGTCGGTACACCTGAAGAGCGCCAATAAATTTTAGTAAAACTACTCATTATAGGGTTCTCCTGTTACCAACCGGGCATTTGGAAAGCTTGACTAGCTTCATACATTTGCAAAGATTCAGGCATAATAACAATAAGCGCCAACCTCACTAACACGGCGGTCACTGCCAACCCACACAAGGTTTGCAGTACGCCTTGTCGCTCAAACCAAATAGCAATAAGTCCCGGGATAATATAGCCAATGATGCTGCTCTCCATGACTGACATCATTACCGTCGACTCGAGAGCGCCAACTTGTGCTTGTGCATTGTCGCCGCCGGCTATCATTTGTAAGTCTGCCCAGTTCACTAAGTTGCCAATGAATAGGTCGAACAGACCGGCAATTAAATAGCCGGTTAGAATCATAATAATGGTTTGGCGACGACCATAAATAATCGCAAAGCTCGCTATGACTTTAACAATCAAATAGGTAATTAGGGCGGCGAGTAATGTAATTGCCAGACTTAGTGGGTCGGTCAGTTGCAATGCAACATAACCCGGAACAACTAACCCCCCTGCGGCCAGCCCGAGCGTATGGGTAAGCAGCAACGTAAAAAATAAGCCAACACCAATGGCAACAGCCAATATATTGAGCGCTATCATAAATCTTCCTCTTTAACGGCACGGTTTTGGAAGAAGCGAGCGACTTCTTCGCCGCCGCCGTGAATATTGCACATACCAACAACCAGTGCGTTGCCTGCAGATTCTTCTAAAATGGTTTCTGTAATATCGGTCGTGTCACCGCCTTCAAGTACAAGCAGCTTTTCCGGGTCGAGCCCGTGCTTTACTGCGTTGCGAACAAAGACAAAACAACCAGAGCCCATTAAGATGACTTTATCGGCTTTGGTCCATTTTCCGGCTTCTTCAGCCATTTGCTGTGAGCGATGTGGGCGGTCGGCCCGGCAGTTAATCAACATGATTTTGCGGCGATTTTCACCGAACTTCTCAATCATGTTTTCCCAAATTTTTCCGGTCGACTCCGGGTCGTTAGCGGCAAAGCCATTAACAAATACAATTTCACGCTTGAAATAGTTAATGTGCAGAACTTGCATAGCACCGGCTTCTGGCTCAAGTTCGGTCATGCCTTTTAAGGCTTTATCTCGGTCAACGCCAAGGTGTTCGCATATTTTTAATGCCAGAGCGACGTTTTCTTTATGCTCGGCGTAACGAAATTGACTCATCGTGTCGTCAGAAATGGCCTCAACCTCTTCCAGTGTGACACCGTGGAGCTGTGACTTTCTGTCGTTACAGGAGTGTTCAAAGGTGGGGAGTAAATCTCGTTCGGCGGTGAACAAATTGCCTTTAACGGGCGTACTCCCAGCCAAAGCTAAGGCGACGTCTTCTTCGCCAGGTCCCATCACATCTAAATGGTCAGGGCGGGCATTGGTGATCACACCCACATTAGAACGCACCATGCGCAGCTCGCTCAGTGACTGATACTGCGGTTGCAGTGCCATGCACTCCATAACCACAATTTCCGGCTTTAATTTAGCCATGCGCTTTAGCGTGCGCATTTGTTCAATGATATTTGCACCACTGATGCGGTAAATTGGAAACTCACGCCCGTCAGGGTCAGTGACTGCAGCGGCCGAGCCCGTTGTTTTTGCGCATACTCGCTTATCGCCGGCGCGAAGGCCTGCGGCAATCAACCGAGTGACACTGGTTTTCCCACGCGTACCATTCACATGAACACGTACCGGAATGCGGCTAACCAGCCAACGATGTTTTAGCGCTTCTAAACCACCTGCAAGAACAAGTGCTACCCAAAGTCCTGCAACAATGGCGAGCAAAACTGGCATTTCCATAATCGCTCCCCTTAACATACATAAATGTATGTATTCTTTTTAGCGAACCTTTATGAAAAAGACCAATGAATTTAGGGATCTTTACACTTTAGTTCGCAAGAAGAAGCGTATTACAGTATGGCGAATTGAGATTATGCTTTTTTAACGAATTCGGACTTTAATTTCATGGGACCAATGCCGTCTATTTTGCAGTCGATGTCATGATCACCCTCTACCAGGCGAATATTTTTTACTTTCGTGCCGACCTTAACGACGGAAGAAGATCCTTTTATTTTCAAGTCTTTAATCACAGTGACGGTATCGCCGTCTTCAAGCGGTGTGCCGTTAGAGTCACGGTACTGGGGGGTATTTTCAGTGTCTATTGGTTCATCTTCAGACCACTCATGGCCGCATTCAGGGCAAACCAGTAAGTTACCGTCGTGATAAGTGAAGGTTGACTGGCATTCAGGGCAGGCGGGGAAGTCGCTCATTAGAAATCCTTTTAAATTAAAAAGAGGCGCAATTATAGCCTGTTAGCGCCACGCCCGCATTAAACGAACAGCAACACCGCAATTGTTGTTATTACGGCCAGTAGAACGTTAAGAACAACTCCCTCTCGTGCCATAGCTTTTATCGTAATGCGTTTAGAGGCAAACACAATAGAGTTTGGCGGTGTTGCGACAGGCATGCAGAATGCACAGCTACAGGCAATAACGGCCGGAATCATCAGTAATTCAATCGGTAACTGTAATGCCGTAGCGGTGGCTGCCAAAATAGGCATAAGTAGAGTGGCGGTCGCTGTATTGGATGTGACTTCGGTGACAAACGAGACGGTCAGAGTGAGCACAAAAATGAGCAACCATAAAGGAAGCGCACCTAACGCTGTGAGCGACTGGCCAATGATATTGCCCAAACCGCTTTCCATAACGCCCCGGGCCAGACAAATACCTCCGGCGAACAACAACAAGATGCCCCAGGGAATGTCCTTTGCCAACGGCCAGTTAAGCAGTTTTTCGTGCTTAACTTTGCCGCTTGGAATCACAAACATCGCAACCACACCGGCTAAAGCGACAGTGGCATCATTTAAGCTGCCCAGCCCTAAAAAGCCGGTCCAGCCGCCAAATGGTGCTGTGCGGGTTATCCACAGGAAAACGACGGCACCAAACACTATTAATACGCGCTTTTCATAGGTGGTCATTTTACTCGTAGTGGGAAGCTCTAATGGTTTTGTGAGCTTGACGTGTCGGGTGAGCCACAAAGCAATCACTGGTAACCCGAGCAGAACCATCGGTAAACCAATGCCAAGCCAGCGGGTAAAGCTGAACTCGGCTCCGGTAATATTTTGATAAATGGAGGCGAAAATTAAATTAGGCGGTGTGCCGACCAGGGTAGCAATACCGCCTAACGAGCCAGCGTAAGCCAGACCCAATAACAGTGCGCGTTGAAAGCTTTCATCCTCACTGGCATCGGCGAGTGCCAGAGCGACGGGCAAAAGTG comes from Idiomarina sp. X4 and encodes:
- a CDS encoding GNAT family N-acetyltransferase, with amino-acid sequence MLQRATIDELKEALTWPDNAAEFRLWFGEKVPYGSSAEAIWDQIKAEERGTYTFYQDGEFIGFAQAYQKVENGIHIACLIVNSAVRGQGLGRKFVEALLENAWSQEETQFITLNVYPENEPARRLYNSLGFDEVGENQGMVAMRLESQ
- a CDS encoding TIGR00730 family Rossman fold protein, producing the protein MTEKELHRRRLISAKQSEESIAKIEGQGSYKLAFADHDFLLSDDLRAVRLQLEYLKPQLTLEKHNVDATIVVFGSARFLQPEQAQHDVGVAEQALEKDPDNDTLMGNLKRAKRALKNSAYYQQAMDFARIATEHNLCHDDENLMIVSGGGPGIMEAANRGAMEAGGHSIGLNIVLPHEQRPNPYITPEYCFQFHYFAIRKMHFLQRARALVAFPGGFGTLDELFETLTLVQTKKSEPVPIVLVGKEFWQRLIDFDLLVEEGTISEHDLALFEIVNTAEEAWQAICHCYDLKNGSRHIR
- a CDS encoding secondary thiamine-phosphate synthase enzyme YjbQ; its protein translation is MLIKQTELQLAPHPRGFHLITDEIERALVELGQVSAGLLQVFIRHTSASLTINENADPTVRQDFESHFNEMVPENAPYYRHTFEGPDDMPAHLKSSILGSNLTLPVTNGRLNLGTWQGVYLCEHRDHGGARTLILTLQGE
- the pgsB gene encoding poly-gamma-glutamate synthase PgsB yields the protein MEMPVLLAIVAGLWVALVLAGGLEALKHRWLVSRIPVRVHVNGTRGKTSVTRLIAAGLRAGDKRVCAKTTGSAAAVTDPDGREFPIYRISGANIIEQMRTLKRMAKLKPEIVVMECMALQPQYQSLSELRMVRSNVGVITNARPDHLDVMGPGEEDVALALAGSTPVKGNLFTAERDLLPTFEHSCNDRKSQLHGVTLEEVEAISDDTMSQFRYAEHKENVALALKICEHLGVDRDKALKGMTELEPEAGAMQVLHINYFKREIVFVNGFAANDPESTGKIWENMIEKFGENRRKIMLINCRADRPHRSQQMAEEAGKWTKADKVILMGSGCFVFVRNAVKHGLDPEKLLVLEGGDTTDITETILEESAGNALVVGMCNIHGGGEEVARFFQNRAVKEEDL
- a CDS encoding zinc ribbon domain-containing protein YjdM, which gives rise to MSDFPACPECQSTFTYHDGNLLVCPECGHEWSEDEPIDTENTPQYRDSNGTPLEDGDTVTVIKDLKIKGSSSVVKVGTKVKNIRLVEGDHDIDCKIDGIGPMKLKSEFVKKA
- the pgsW gene encoding poly-gamma-glutamate system protein, which gives rise to MSSFTKIYWRSSGVPTWGLIFLIVVAIIVVIAAEKMKQRDPVVEDNYATMVNAAKIMRQGMNVLQPLRAQIAPINPEFDPQRSGLVGLENSIVTTNHGGRESKQTTINPNWAAVAVKLLAEAGVKKGDLVAVTVSGSFPALNLAVYSALEAMEANAVIVASASSSQWGANVPNFLWLDMERKLREAGVISLHADYASIGGIEDRGIGIPEEGIQSIRRSIERADVKFIDPANYQEAVADRIAIFREYSAERNYTAYINVGGGATVVGPPGIDDMFKSGLQTDAPARAFAVETVMGYFLQEDIPGIHFIGIKTMAERHGLPLMPPEAVPVGNGGIYSATTYNRWLALGLAVGLFGLTWLIVRSARITSLWQRSGHSGKGTKPMV
- a CDS encoding HlyD family secretion protein; its protein translation is MNKRNLVWLVVIIGLVFFVYLGVNKESEGYEGIVSGNGRIEAAEINVATKVAGRLANLSVAEGDFVLTGSKLASIDTTTLEAELHQAQAQFNQAKSAINTAESQIEQRRAEKSAAQALLKQRNAELELAKKRLTRVQSLSQTGSMSVQDLDDAKASVISAESAVTAAKSQISATDAAIATAISRHEEAKSGADAARATIERIQTQIDDSTLLAPRDGRIQYVIARPGEVIGNGGRVVNMVDLSDVYMTFFLPTSAIGKISVGSEARIVLDALPNYRIPASISFISDIAQFTPKTVETQEEREKLMFRVRASIDKALLEKHLERVKTGLPGVAYVKLDEQEAWPEELKSELNE
- a CDS encoding ABC transporter permease, translating into MRSLKNISHLGVKELVSLSRDPMLLLFIMLAFTVFVYTAASATPQTLYKTPIAVIDNDRSQLSNQLINSFLMPYFLPPEAVSADQADQLMDEGRYTFILDIPEGLQRDLLNGERPQVQLIVDATRMSQAFTGNGYIQSIINREVSTFTQSAAQLPIDIAVRAQFNPELDSGWFSAIMELINQITMLSIILTGAALIKEREHGTVEHLMVMPVTPFQIMVSKVWSMALVVLVASAFSLVVVIKQALAIPTSGSLGLFLFGTALHLFATTSIGIFLGTYARSMPQFGLLFLLIIMPMQILSGGMTPFDSMPTVVQAVMYFAPTSHFTEFGQSILFRGAGINIVWPQLLALGAIGALFFWISWRHFRERLADMA
- the rbbA gene encoding ribosome-associated ATPase/putative transporter RbbA translates to MTQENDVVVSLNELNYHYSKQPALRSVSLAVPRGKLCGVIGPDGVGKSTLLSLISGARALQSGQLFVLGEDLSKSRQRKRLYRRVAYMPQGLGKNLYPTLSVEENLSFFAQLFGLKGQQREQHVFRLLKATRLWEFKDRPSAKLSGGMKQKLGLCCALIHEPELLILDEPTTGVDPLSRRQFWQLIDDIRQQHPDMSVLVATAYMDEAKRFDWLATMNNGEVLASGSPTQLLTQTSTSSLEHAFVSLLGAQSIEPFTSRPHQSDKDSPTAIEAEELTMRFGDFTAVDKASFRIQKGEIFGFLGSNGCGKTTTMKMLTGLLTASSGKAWLFDEPIDSHSLETRKRVGYMAQSFSLYSELTVYQNLKLHAQLFDIPKENIDERIEAIAEQFDLQRLFPQLPKQLPIGERQRLSLAVAMIHEPEILILDEPTSGVDPVARDSFWHILLRLSREHGVTIFISTHFMNEAERCDRVSLMHAGKVLVTDTPNGIIQSCNKSSLEDAFVDYLETASGQPANNREEPTLRRQTHSDLQLSHGFSVRRLLSISHRETLELFRDPVRLVMALVGSVILMFVLGYGINMDVDEIDFAVLDRDKTSTSRDYILSLSGSRYFNEQPPLKSYGEVDARLQSGDISLAIEIPNNFARNIQRGDNVTVGAWVDGAMPMRAETAQGYIQGMHIDWLQKQQQQLSAPTPQTATIDIASRYRYNPDIKSLPAMVPAVIPLLLMLFPSILTSLSVVREKELGSITNFYVTPTRKSEFFLGKQLPYVVLAMVNFLILVGQALFIFEVELTGSFLAFTLATFFYVICATALGLIMSAFLNSQIAALFGTALATILPASQFSGMITPVTSLEGLAKIIGEVYPTTYYMIVSRGVFSKALSFNELHVMLVGLIIAAIIFIAVGISLVKKQER
- a CDS encoding nuclear transport factor 2 family protein translates to MRYLLLAIAVLFSATCTAQESVEEATTKAVEAFLYGASIGSPKAHDRFWAEELTYTSSSGERFGKEHLMSGMKDAKPKDPDNISVWYGAEDIEVKQFGDTVVFNFTLTAEEEGKVTQYFYNTGVLIQRDDRWQAVNWNATKVP
- the pgsC gene encoding poly-gamma-glutamate biosynthesis protein PgsC, translating into MIALNILAVAIGVGLFFTLLLTHTLGLAAGGLVVPGYVALQLTDPLSLAITLLAALITYLIVKVIASFAIIYGRRQTIIMILTGYLIAGLFDLFIGNLVNWADLQMIAGGDNAQAQVGALESTVMMSVMESSIIGYIIPGLIAIWFERQGVLQTLCGLAVTAVLVRLALIVIMPESLQMYEASQAFQMPGW